Proteins from a single region of Flavobacterium sp. YJ01:
- a CDS encoding ribulokinase, translating to MKNYVIGLDYGTDSVRAVLIDAENGQELASNVSHYKRWKNKQYCDASINQFRQHPLDHIEGLEITIQNVVKESKVDPSLVKGICIDTTGSSPVPVTKDGTPLALTKGFEENPNAMMVLWKDHTSINEANEINELAVSWGGEDVTKYVGGIYSSEWFWAKILHIARQDEAVQNAAHTWMEHCDLMTYLLIEDKDLKTFKRSRCAAGHKAMWHTDWNGLPPVEFLEKLHPYLAQLRGNLYDETYTSDLVAGKLSQEWADRLGLSTETVVAVGTFDAHSGAVGAKIEENTLVRVMGTSTCDILVGSYDEVGTKTVRGICGQVDGSVIPGFIGLEAGQSAFGDLLAWYKELLMWPTEHLLSESSLLNDAQKEQLREEFSDKLIVELTKEAEKIPVSESLPIALDWINGRRTPDANQELKSAISNLSLGTKAPHIFKALVNAICFGAKKIVDRFEEEGVKIDSVIGIGGVARKSPFIMQTLANVLNKPIKIAASDQTPALGAAIYAAVAAGIYPNVIEASQKIGSDFDGEYFPQTDKVEAYHKLLLGYEKLSAFADPNLKISKHELSI from the coding sequence ATGAAAAATTATGTAATAGGATTGGACTACGGAACAGATTCTGTTCGCGCGGTGCTGATTGACGCTGAAAATGGACAAGAGTTGGCATCGAATGTTTCTCATTACAAAAGATGGAAAAACAAACAATATTGTGACGCATCGATAAACCAATTTCGTCAGCATCCTTTGGATCACATCGAAGGATTGGAAATTACAATTCAAAATGTAGTTAAAGAAAGTAAAGTTGATCCTTCTTTAGTAAAAGGAATTTGTATTGATACAACGGGATCTTCTCCAGTTCCAGTTACAAAAGACGGAACGCCATTGGCATTGACAAAAGGTTTTGAAGAAAATCCAAATGCGATGATGGTTTTATGGAAAGACCATACTTCTATAAATGAAGCAAACGAAATCAACGAATTAGCAGTTAGTTGGGGCGGAGAAGACGTTACAAAATACGTTGGAGGAATTTATTCTTCGGAATGGTTTTGGGCTAAAATCCTTCATATTGCAAGACAAGATGAAGCAGTTCAAAATGCAGCGCACACTTGGATGGAGCATTGCGATTTAATGACCTATTTGTTAATTGAAGATAAAGATTTAAAAACGTTCAAAAGAAGCCGTTGCGCAGCTGGACACAAAGCAATGTGGCATACAGACTGGAACGGATTACCGCCAGTTGAATTCTTAGAAAAATTACATCCTTATTTGGCTCAACTTCGCGGAAACTTATATGATGAAACCTATACATCAGATTTAGTTGCTGGAAAACTAAGCCAAGAATGGGCAGACCGTTTGGGACTTTCTACAGAAACAGTTGTCGCTGTTGGAACTTTCGATGCACATTCTGGAGCAGTTGGAGCTAAAATCGAAGAGAATACTTTGGTTCGCGTTATGGGAACTTCAACTTGTGATATTCTAGTTGGTTCTTATGATGAAGTGGGAACAAAAACCGTTCGCGGAATCTGCGGACAAGTTGATGGTTCGGTTATTCCAGGTTTTATTGGTTTAGAAGCGGGGCAATCTGCTTTTGGAGATTTATTGGCTTGGTATAAAGAATTATTAATGTGGCCGACAGAACATTTATTAAGTGAATCATCTCTTTTAAATGATGCTCAAAAAGAACAATTGAGAGAAGAATTCAGCGATAAATTAATTGTAGAATTGACAAAAGAAGCAGAGAAAATTCCAGTTTCAGAAAGTCTTCCAATTGCTTTGGATTGGATTAACGGGCGACGAACTCCAGACGCCAATCAGGAATTAAAAAGTGCAATTTCGAACCTTTCTTTAGGAACAAAAGCACCTCATATTTTTAAAGCTTTGGTAAACGCAATTTGTTTTGGAGCGAAGAAAATTGTAGATCGTTTTGAAGAAGAAGGCGTGAAAATTGACAGCGTGATCGGAATTGGCGGTGTGGCGAGAAAATCTCCTTTCATCATGCAGACTTTGGCGAATGTTTTAAACAAGCCAATTAAAATTGCAGCTTCAGACCAGACTCCAGCTTTAGGTGCGGCAATTTATGCAGCCGTTGCAGCCGGAATTTATCCAAACGTAATCGAAGCAAGCCAAAAAATCGGAAGTGATTTTGATGGAGAATATTTCCCTCAGACAGATAAAGTTGAAGCGTATCATAAGCTTCTTTTAGGATATGAAAAATTAAGTGCTTTTGCAGATCCAAACCTTAAAATATCGAAACATGAGCTCTCAATATAA
- a CDS encoding L-ribulose-5-phosphate 4-epimerase gives MSSQYKDLKQECYEANMQLNALNLVVYTFGNVSAVDRKNGVFAIKPSGVPYEDLKPEDIVIVDFDNNVIEGTMRPSSDTKTHAYLYKNWPNIGGVAHTHATYSVAWAQSQQDIPIFGTTHADHLTADIPCAPPMADHLIEGNYEHNTGIQILDCFEEKNLSYEEVEMILIGNHGPFAWGKNAAKAVYNSKVLEVVAEMAYLTLQINPNAPRLKDSLIKKHYNRKHGKDSYYGQ, from the coding sequence ATGAGCTCTCAATATAAAGATTTAAAACAAGAATGTTACGAAGCCAATATGCAGTTAAATGCATTGAATTTGGTGGTGTATACATTTGGAAATGTAAGCGCCGTGGACAGAAAAAATGGTGTTTTTGCCATTAAGCCAAGCGGAGTTCCTTACGAAGATTTAAAACCTGAAGATATCGTAATTGTCGATTTTGATAATAACGTAATTGAAGGAACAATGCGCCCGTCATCTGACACGAAAACGCATGCTTATTTATACAAAAATTGGCCAAATATTGGTGGAGTTGCACATACACACGCAACGTATTCTGTGGCTTGGGCGCAATCGCAACAAGATATTCCGATTTTCGGAACCACACATGCGGACCATTTAACAGCCGATATTCCGTGTGCGCCGCCAATGGCAGATCATTTAATTGAAGGAAACTATGAACACAATACTGGAATTCAGATTCTGGATTGTTTCGAAGAAAAAAATCTTTCATACGAAGAAGTAGAAATGATTTTAATTGGAAATCACGGTCCGTTTGCGTGGGGAAAAAACGCGGCAAAAGCGGTTTACAACAGTAAAGTTTTAGAAGTTGTGGCAGAAATGGCGTATTTGACTTTGCAAATAAATCCAAATGCACCAAGATTAAAAGATTCATTAATAAAGAAACATTACAATCGTAAACACGGAAAAGACTCGTATTACGGACAATAG
- a CDS encoding glycoside hydrolase family 127 protein: MKKYNFYLLTVCMLILFLVSCKETKNKVVQSDEKTSALKAGYQIEPVNIQNVKLTDSFWLPIIKRVQEVTIAYAIKKCDEEGRFENFLIAGKQKTGTTRGEMPFDDTDVYKIIEGASNTLISAPNPKLERVLDSMIAIVKIGQEPDGYITTWRTINPAKPPASWVPVIEGKRWESLQISHELYNPGHLIEAAIVHYEATGKTNFLEIAIKAADMLVQTFGDNPGQVKGVPGHQIVETGLLKLYQITGKKEYLNLAKYYLDNRGNPNNHKLYGEYAQDHMPILEQKEAVGHAVRAVYMYAGMTDIAALMKDKGYENAVNNLWENMVNKKMYITGGIGSRHDGEAFGANYELPNLTAYNETCAAIGDVYWNHRLHNLYGASKYFDVIERTMYNGLISGISLDGKQFFYPNALEADGVYKSNRGSCTRQGWFDCSCCPTNLIRFIPSIPGLIYSKTNDVLYVNLYASNNASFQLGKTDLQISQQTSYPWNGKIAISVNPKKESQFTIKFRVPGWSRNEVLPGDLYSYKKASTQKATISLNGETLAIQPENGYFNISRKWKKGDEISLNLPMVVQEVQTSSKVLTNANKVSLEYGPIVYAVEEIDNKNNFDKIDVSASDTFKVKKEANLLQGVNVIENSKLKAIPYYSWSNRGVGKMKVWLDYKN, from the coding sequence ATGAAAAAGTATAACTTTTATTTATTGACAGTTTGTATGCTGATTTTATTTTTGGTTTCCTGTAAAGAAACTAAAAATAAAGTCGTGCAATCTGATGAAAAAACTTCCGCCTTAAAAGCTGGATATCAAATTGAACCAGTTAACATTCAAAATGTAAAACTGACTGATTCTTTTTGGCTTCCAATTATAAAAAGAGTACAAGAAGTTACAATTGCATATGCAATTAAAAAATGTGATGAAGAAGGCCGTTTTGAGAACTTTTTAATTGCAGGAAAACAAAAAACAGGAACAACAAGAGGAGAAATGCCTTTTGATGATACCGATGTTTATAAGATTATCGAAGGAGCATCGAATACATTAATCAGCGCGCCAAATCCGAAATTAGAAAGGGTTTTAGATTCGATGATTGCCATTGTTAAAATCGGACAAGAACCAGACGGATATATCACAACTTGGAGAACCATAAATCCGGCAAAACCGCCCGCAAGTTGGGTTCCAGTTATTGAAGGAAAACGTTGGGAATCATTACAAATTAGTCATGAATTGTATAATCCGGGACATTTAATAGAAGCGGCGATTGTACATTATGAAGCGACTGGAAAAACTAATTTTTTAGAAATTGCCATAAAAGCAGCTGATATGCTTGTTCAAACTTTTGGCGATAATCCTGGGCAAGTAAAAGGCGTTCCGGGACATCAGATTGTTGAAACAGGATTGTTGAAGTTGTATCAAATTACAGGAAAGAAAGAGTATCTAAATCTGGCAAAATACTATTTGGACAATCGAGGAAATCCGAACAATCATAAATTGTATGGAGAATATGCGCAAGATCATATGCCAATTTTAGAACAAAAAGAAGCTGTCGGTCACGCGGTGCGGGCGGTTTATATGTACGCTGGAATGACAGATATTGCGGCTTTAATGAAAGATAAAGGTTATGAAAATGCCGTAAATAATCTGTGGGAAAACATGGTAAACAAAAAAATGTATATCACAGGCGGAATTGGTTCCAGACACGACGGCGAAGCTTTTGGAGCAAATTACGAATTGCCAAATTTAACCGCTTATAATGAAACGTGTGCTGCAATTGGCGATGTATATTGGAATCACAGATTGCATAATTTATACGGAGCTTCTAAGTATTTTGATGTTATCGAAAGAACAATGTACAACGGATTAATATCGGGAATTTCGCTTGACGGAAAACAATTTTTCTACCCAAATGCGTTGGAAGCAGATGGCGTTTACAAATCAAATCGCGGCTCTTGCACACGACAAGGTTGGTTTGACTGTTCTTGCTGTCCAACCAATTTGATTCGTTTTATTCCGTCAATTCCGGGATTGATTTATTCGAAAACAAACGATGTTTTGTATGTCAATTTATATGCTTCGAACAATGCCTCTTTCCAATTAGGGAAAACAGATTTACAGATTTCACAACAGACTTCTTATCCTTGGAATGGGAAAATTGCGATTTCGGTCAATCCAAAAAAAGAAAGTCAGTTTACCATTAAATTTCGTGTTCCGGGTTGGTCTAGAAATGAAGTTTTGCCTGGAGATTTATACAGTTATAAAAAGGCTTCAACTCAAAAAGCAACAATTAGTTTAAACGGAGAAACTTTAGCAATTCAGCCAGAAAATGGTTATTTCAACATTTCTAGAAAGTGGAAAAAAGGAGATGAAATTAGCCTTAATCTTCCGATGGTTGTTCAAGAAGTGCAAACCAGTTCTAAAGTTTTAACGAATGCAAACAAAGTTTCTTTAGAATACGGACCAATAGTTTATGCGGTTGAAGAAATTGATAACAAAAACAATTTTGATAAAATTGATGTAAGCGCTTCTGATACTTTCAAAGTAAAAAAAGAAGCCAATTTATTGCAAGGAGTAAATGTAATTGAGAACTCAAAGTTGAAAGCAATTCCATATTATTCTTGGTCGAATCGAGGAGTTGGAAAAATGAAAGTTTGGTTGGATTATAAGAACTGA
- a CDS encoding alpha-L-arabinofuranosidase C-terminal domain-containing protein, which produces MKKPLLLLVMALCMQTITAQKDAVVIAVKNDASAPTVNKNIYGHFAEHLGHCIYGGFFVGDTSKIPNTNGVRNDIVKALKDLKIPNLRWPGGCFADTYHWKDGIGPKEQRPTIVNQWWGGVTEDNSFGTHDFLNMCELLGAEPYLSGNVGSGTVQELADWVQYTNFGGKSPMSDLRRKNGRTEPWKVKYWGIGNEAWGCGGNMTADYYANEYRKFATFMSDWSNTGGITRIASGSNSSDYNWTEVLMKNIPLHMLGGLGVHHYAVINWDKKGSDVNFTEKEYFLTMQSALKMEELVTKHAAIMDKYDPEKKVAMIVDEWGGWYEVQKGTNPGFLYQQNTMRDAVLAGATLNIFNNHADRVRMANLAQCVNVLQAVILTDKAKMITTPTYSVMKMYSVHQDAKLIPVDFKSPSYTYEGQTIPAVSASISKDKSGSVHISLVNVDAVNKNKIEIDIKDLGVKNFTGSIITSQKLQDYNSFENPNKIVPVAFKGFDNKNGKLTITLPPFSVLVLEGK; this is translated from the coding sequence ATGAAAAAACCACTTTTATTATTGGTTATGGCGCTTTGCATGCAAACCATAACCGCCCAAAAAGACGCTGTAGTTATTGCCGTGAAGAATGATGCGTCTGCACCAACAGTCAATAAAAATATTTATGGACATTTTGCTGAACATTTAGGACATTGTATTTACGGTGGATTTTTTGTTGGAGATACTTCTAAAATTCCAAATACAAATGGAGTTCGAAATGATATTGTAAAAGCATTGAAAGATTTAAAAATTCCGAATTTAAGATGGCCCGGCGGATGTTTCGCAGACACGTATCATTGGAAAGATGGAATTGGACCAAAAGAACAGCGTCCGACAATCGTAAACCAATGGTGGGGAGGAGTTACAGAAGACAATAGTTTTGGTACACACGACTTTTTGAATATGTGCGAATTGCTTGGTGCTGAACCGTATTTGTCTGGAAATGTCGGTAGCGGAACCGTTCAAGAATTAGCAGACTGGGTTCAATACACCAATTTTGGAGGCAAAAGTCCGATGAGTGATCTTCGTAGAAAAAACGGAAGAACAGAACCTTGGAAAGTAAAATATTGGGGAATTGGAAATGAAGCTTGGGGCTGCGGCGGAAATATGACAGCAGATTATTATGCAAATGAATACCGCAAGTTTGCCACTTTTATGTCAGATTGGAGTAATACGGGCGGCATTACAAGAATTGCTTCTGGATCTAATAGTTCAGATTATAATTGGACAGAAGTTTTAATGAAAAATATTCCGTTGCATATGTTAGGCGGTTTAGGCGTTCATCATTATGCAGTAATCAATTGGGACAAAAAAGGTTCAGATGTTAACTTCACAGAAAAAGAATATTTCTTGACAATGCAGTCTGCTTTAAAAATGGAAGAATTGGTTACCAAACATGCTGCAATTATGGATAAATACGATCCAGAGAAAAAAGTTGCCATGATTGTTGACGAATGGGGCGGTTGGTACGAAGTTCAAAAAGGAACAAATCCAGGATTTTTATATCAGCAAAATACCATGAGAGATGCGGTTTTGGCTGGAGCTACTTTGAATATTTTCAATAATCACGCAGACCGAGTTCGTATGGCAAATTTGGCGCAATGCGTAAACGTGCTTCAAGCCGTTATTTTGACTGACAAAGCCAAAATGATTACAACGCCAACTTACAGCGTAATGAAAATGTACAGCGTGCATCAAGACGCAAAATTAATTCCAGTAGATTTCAAATCGCCTTCTTATACTTATGAAGGTCAAACGATTCCGGCAGTATCGGCTTCTATTTCAAAAGATAAAAGCGGATCTGTTCATATTTCATTGGTGAATGTTGATGCGGTGAATAAAAATAAAATCGAAATCGATATTAAGGATTTGGGCGTTAAAAACTTTACGGGAAGTATCATTACCTCTCAAAAATTGCAGGATTATAATTCTTTCGAAAACCCGAATAAAATTGTTCCTGTAGCTTTTAAAGGTTTTGATAACAAAAATGGAAAGTTAACAATAACACTTCCGCCTTTTTCTGTATTGGTTTTAGAAGGAAAATAA
- the araA gene encoding L-arabinose isomerase, which translates to MIDISQKEVWFVVGSQELYGEETLRKVAEHSQIIAKGLDASSSIPVKVVYKDVVKSPSQILDVCLAANSAKNCIGIIAWMHTFSPAKMWIGGLNILKKPLCHLHTQYNAEIPWGSIDMDFMNLNQSAHGDREFGFIMSRLRKKRKVVVGHWEDQRVQKQLGIWSRVVLGWDELQNLKVARIGDNMREVAVTEGDKVEAQIRFGMSVNGYDSSDVTKHIEKVTDKELNDLLAVYEQSYNLTDSLKEGGAQRSSLVEAAKIELGLRAFLEEGGFGAFTDTFENLGVWKQLPGIATQRLMADGYGFGGEGDWKTAAMVRALKVMCVGLEGGTSFMEDYTYHFTPQKSYVLGSHMLEICPSIADGKPSCEVHPLGIGGKEDPARLVFNSPAGDAINVSLVDMGTRFRLIVNEVEAIKPMAELPKLPVARVLWDCKPNLEIAATAWILAGGAHHTVYSQSITTEYMEDFADIAGIELLVIDEKTTVREFKDKINANEAYFHLFQHGL; encoded by the coding sequence ATGATTGACATTTCTCAAAAAGAAGTATGGTTTGTAGTAGGAAGCCAAGAATTATATGGTGAAGAAACGCTAAGAAAAGTAGCAGAACATTCGCAAATTATTGCGAAAGGATTAGACGCTTCGTCTTCAATTCCAGTAAAAGTGGTTTATAAAGATGTCGTAAAATCTCCATCGCAGATTTTAGATGTATGTTTGGCTGCAAACTCTGCTAAAAACTGCATCGGAATTATTGCTTGGATGCACACTTTCTCTCCAGCAAAAATGTGGATTGGCGGATTAAATATTCTTAAAAAACCATTATGCCACTTACATACACAATATAATGCTGAAATTCCGTGGGGAAGCATCGATATGGATTTCATGAACTTAAACCAATCCGCTCACGGAGATCGTGAATTTGGTTTCATTATGTCTAGATTACGTAAAAAACGTAAAGTTGTAGTTGGACATTGGGAAGATCAAAGAGTTCAAAAACAATTAGGAATCTGGTCAAGAGTAGTTCTTGGATGGGATGAGCTTCAAAACTTAAAAGTAGCTCGTATTGGAGACAATATGCGTGAAGTTGCCGTTACAGAAGGTGATAAAGTAGAAGCTCAAATTCGTTTCGGAATGTCTGTAAACGGATACGATTCTTCAGATGTTACCAAACATATTGAAAAAGTAACAGACAAGGAATTAAACGATTTATTAGCTGTTTATGAGCAATCATACAACTTAACAGATTCTTTAAAAGAAGGCGGAGCACAAAGAAGTTCATTAGTAGAAGCGGCAAAAATCGAACTAGGGCTAAGAGCTTTCCTTGAAGAAGGAGGATTCGGTGCTTTCACAGATACATTCGAAAATCTTGGAGTTTGGAAACAATTACCAGGAATTGCAACACAAAGATTAATGGCCGATGGTTATGGTTTTGGTGGAGAAGGAGACTGGAAAACTGCTGCAATGGTTAGAGCTTTAAAAGTAATGTGTGTTGGTTTAGAAGGTGGAACTTCTTTCATGGAAGATTACACGTACCATTTCACACCACAAAAATCATACGTCTTAGGATCTCACATGTTGGAAATTTGTCCATCTATCGCTGATGGAAAACCTTCTTGCGAAGTACATCCTTTAGGAATTGGCGGAAAAGAAGATCCGGCTCGTTTGGTATTTAATTCGCCTGCGGGAGATGCAATCAATGTTTCTTTAGTGGATATGGGAACTCGTTTCCGTTTAATCGTTAACGAAGTTGAAGCCATTAAACCAATGGCAGAATTGCCAAAACTTCCTGTTGCTCGAGTTTTATGGGATTGTAAACCAAATCTTGAAATTGCAGCAACAGCTTGGATTTTAGCTGGAGGAGCGCACCACACGGTTTATAGCCAGTCAATCACAACAGAATATATGGAAGATTTCGCAGATATTGCTGGAATCGAATTATTGGTAATTGATGAAAAAACGACTGTAAGAGAGTTTAAAGATAAAATTAATGCTAACGAAGCATATTTCCATTTGTTTCAACACGGCCTGTAA
- a CDS encoding NUDIX domain-containing protein, whose product MLNSYSSADKVLLAVDCIIFGFDHEGLKILLIQRDFEPEKGKWSLIGGFLKRDEVLDAAATRILNTYTGLNDIYMEQLYAYSEIDRDPVERTISVSYFALINIENHNEELIQNYHAEWFPINDAPNLIFDHNEMVQNAIKRLRYKTSIKPIGFELLPEKFTMRQLLELYEAILSKELDKRNFISKINSLEILNKLDEKDMQSSRKGSYLYTFNKEKYEEKLLNNFVLNL is encoded by the coding sequence ATGCTAAATAGTTATAGCTCTGCTGATAAAGTTTTATTAGCGGTTGACTGCATCATTTTCGGATTCGATCACGAAGGTCTGAAAATACTTTTGATTCAAAGAGATTTTGAACCTGAAAAGGGAAAATGGTCTTTGATTGGAGGTTTTCTAAAACGCGATGAAGTGCTAGATGCTGCAGCCACAAGAATCTTAAACACTTATACGGGTCTGAACGATATTTATATGGAGCAATTGTATGCTTACAGTGAAATCGATCGTGATCCTGTTGAAAGAACCATTTCGGTTTCTTACTTTGCTTTGATTAATATCGAAAACCATAATGAAGAATTGATTCAAAATTATCATGCTGAATGGTTCCCGATTAACGATGCGCCTAATCTAATTTTTGACCATAATGAAATGGTTCAAAATGCAATTAAACGTCTTCGTTACAAAACTTCGATCAAACCAATTGGTTTTGAATTGCTTCCAGAAAAATTCACAATGCGCCAGCTTTTAGAATTATATGAAGCCATTTTGAGCAAAGAATTGGATAAAAGAAATTTCATCAGCAAAATTAATTCTCTAGAAATCTTAAATAAACTAGACGAAAAAGATATGCAATCTTCTCGAAAAGGTTCTTATTTGTACACTTTTAACAAAGAGAAATACGAAGAAAAATTATTAAACAATTTTGTACTTAATTTATAA